A section of the Streptomyces sp. V3I8 genome encodes:
- a CDS encoding deoxyguanosinetriphosphate triphosphohydrolase, whose translation MEGTSTDTTHPPLAYEHRTPPPSYDPTAVARWATEPDKRPGRTAFQRDRARVLHSSALRRLAGKTQVVTPGARSQAWDATPRTRLTHSLECAQVGRELGAALGCDPDLVEAACLSHDLGHPPFGHNGEQALNEFAEDCGGFEGNAQSLRLLTRIEPKRFVRGETVPSAAVVAGDDLVSVGLNLTRATLDAATKYPWPRGAHPTDPHSPKFGVYEDDRPVFDWIRAGAPGTRTTFEAQVMDWADDVAYSVHDVEDGLHAGHIDPGCLQAEPERQEVFRVAVGRYVAADTDPAELAAALDRLLEQEWWPHGYDGSAIAQARLKDATSQLIGRFCLAAEGATRAAYGTDRLTRYGAELVVPRAARLECAVLKAVADRYVMQRAEQELLRVDQRIVVAELAEALTERAPEGLDPQFRALFDRSPDDRARKRVIVDQIASLTDAAARSLHARLRARV comes from the coding sequence ATGGAAGGCACCAGCACCGACACCACCCACCCCCCACTCGCGTACGAGCACCGGACCCCGCCCCCCTCCTACGACCCCACGGCGGTGGCCCGCTGGGCCACCGAACCGGACAAGCGCCCCGGCCGCACCGCCTTCCAGCGCGACCGCGCCCGCGTCCTGCACTCCTCCGCGCTGCGCCGTCTGGCGGGCAAGACCCAGGTCGTCACCCCCGGAGCCCGCAGTCAGGCCTGGGACGCCACCCCCCGCACCCGGCTGACCCACTCCCTGGAGTGCGCCCAGGTCGGCCGCGAGCTCGGCGCCGCCCTCGGGTGCGACCCCGACCTGGTCGAGGCCGCCTGTCTCTCCCACGACCTCGGCCACCCGCCCTTCGGGCACAACGGGGAACAGGCGCTGAACGAGTTCGCCGAGGACTGCGGCGGCTTCGAGGGCAACGCCCAGTCGCTCAGACTCCTCACCCGCATCGAGCCCAAGCGCTTCGTGCGCGGCGAGACCGTCCCGTCGGCGGCCGTCGTGGCCGGCGACGACCTCGTCAGCGTCGGCCTCAACCTCACCCGCGCCACCCTCGACGCCGCCACGAAGTACCCCTGGCCGCGCGGCGCCCACCCCACCGACCCGCACTCCCCGAAGTTCGGGGTCTACGAGGACGACCGCCCCGTCTTCGACTGGATCCGCGCGGGCGCCCCCGGCACCCGTACGACCTTCGAGGCACAGGTCATGGACTGGGCCGACGACGTGGCGTACTCGGTGCACGACGTCGAGGACGGCCTGCACGCGGGCCACATCGACCCCGGCTGCCTGCAGGCCGAGCCCGAGCGGCAGGAGGTCTTCCGGGTCGCCGTGGGGCGGTACGTGGCGGCGGACACCGACCCCGCCGAGCTGGCGGCGGCCCTGGACCGGCTCCTGGAACAGGAGTGGTGGCCGCACGGCTACGACGGCTCGGCGATCGCCCAGGCCAGGCTGAAGGACGCCACCAGTCAGCTCATCGGCCGGTTCTGCCTCGCCGCGGAGGGCGCCACCCGGGCCGCGTACGGGACGGACCGGCTCACGCGCTACGGCGCCGAGCTGGTCGTACCGCGCGCGGCCCGCCTGGAGTGCGCAGTCCTCAAGGCCGTCGCCGACCGGTACGTCATGCAGCGCGCCGAGCAGGAGCTGCTCCGCGTCGACCAGCGGATCGTCGTCGCCGAGCTGGCCGAGGCACTCACCGAGCGGGCGCCGGAGGGCCTGGACCCGCAGTTCCGCGCCCTGTTCGACCGGTCGCCCGACGACCGCGCCCGCAAGCGGGTGATCGTCGACCAGATCGCGTCGCTCACGGACGCCGCCGCGCGCTCCCTGCACGCGAGACTCAGGGCGCGGGTGTGA